A region of the Gopherus flavomarginatus isolate rGopFla2 chromosome 3, rGopFla2.mat.asm, whole genome shotgun sequence genome:
TGCCTTAAATCTAGGGTTTACatgtctaaatcccagttttagTTCTACAAAACTCCAACCAAACCCTGTAGGCTCCTAAACTAATGCaatgcctaagtttctgcctctgagcatgtgcactgatgcctatctcctgcctaagccccagagcaattcatGAACCAGGGGAAGATGGACATTCGTCTATCTAATTGCATGCAGAGCCCAATTGGGTAGAGTGCTGAGAGGCCACCTACCAGATCAGATCCCATTCAAAAATCTGTCAGCAGGAGGAGCTCACCTTAACTTTAAGCTCAATGGTTAGCACTCTCACCTGGAAtgagggagacccaggttcaatttccccctcaggcagaaggggtgaaATAATTTAAACAGGCATCTTCCATCTCTCATGAGCATGCTCTAATCATACTCTTATGGGATATGGGGGGGCTTCCTTAATCTCTCCTGCTCAAGCTCTTCTCCTTTGTAGAAACAATTAATGACTaaagcagggggactggactggTTGAGGTGGGTGTCTTAACTACCAGGCTACAGAGTTATTCTTTGTCCCTGTATCCACCGAATGACTATTTAAGTTTTTATCCACAGTGGTACAGCACCATGAGAGATTAAAAGAGCCCCACATCAGCCCCAGACCTCCAGAGAGCTGGGAGACCTCTGTTCAAatgccccatcccctgcctgagggggaaCTGAACCTAGATCGCCCACATCTTGGGTGACCATATTTCCGTGTGCTGAATACgagacacctggtaaaattactcttATTCAACAGAGTTCAACGGCAATCAATCTGAACTACACAGTACAAACAtgcaaattaacatcaagttgactgagcccttgttaaaaagaaatactgtgtagttggattctttttatttaccttatttttaaagctttagggttcacacagggagaggacaccccccccacacacacctgtctGATAGTGGGGGTGACTGACCCTCCCTGCCCAGAGCTCTCCCCcatccatgcctggctgggcccctgggacaGACTCATCTCTTCTGGTACTGTATCTTTCCAAGGCACCATATGGAGGGAGAAACACAGGGTCACCCCCCAGATTTCTGCTAggattcacaccagaatgtggccagcagcagcctttttgCACTGTGCGGGATGAGACTTGCTTCCAGCTGCACGGGTTGAGGGAGACAGGGAGGGATGACCTGGTCAGTGTCATTGCAGAGCtcatcttttttcccctcttcccctccatggctggaagcagcttgtcctttcctgcccacacagtgtcaaaaggcagctaacacctctaggctgctgctggccaccgacGTAACCCAGCCACCACCTGTCCACAGGCTACagcatgggcaggaaggggttaagccctaaagctgcattgtgcaccagggcccagggaacctgactgcagggactTCAGGGAACCAgaccagagaggtggctcagcaggggacagAGCAGCCCTTCACACCAGGGggcaggtgaagagggtgctaagcccctgcccatGGGACTGATGTTAAGCCTGCGGGGTCAGGGTGCAAACAGGCTGAAAATTGCTTCCCCTCACCACTCCAGAGgttagctgaggggcagagaggcttcccCGTACCAGCACTgtgtggggctttggcacatgcagggctcagctcctcctggccagcgccCCAGGatggagggtcttgggctttcccggggtgccagcccagccagaggcagtgggagaAAAGAGCCTGTTGGCCAGGCTGTGGGTGAGCTGAGTGCTCCGACTAGGGGCTGGTTCTCCGCACAGTGCTGGGAGCGAGATGTgccccgtggggggagggggaagatatggaggagcagcagggctgcagagggtaaaggggcaaagcagggagaggacagcaagaGGAGAAGCATGTAAAGAGccgatgggtgggcagcagaggtgatACGTAACTGGCCATCGCCTGGTGCTtgcccacactcaccagccaccACAGCGTGCAGCCAGAAACgggatgggggggcagagccCTACTAGCCAAGAGATGGCATGCAACAGGGGCTATGCTGACAGACCAGCAGGGGGAGTGGCCAGCCccgccaccagccttgcacaccaaCCAGACCCTCCACTCATCACTGGTGTGAGCGGCTGGTGAGCAGGGATCCGACCAGCAGCAAGACTCACCAGTAGTGATGAGGGGGAGGAGAACAGAAATTACAGGGcaatttgcccattttttaagaaaaagttgagtcacctgcaggagggcttaagtatgggactgtccctttaaaaatgggatgtcTGTTCATCCTACCCACATCCCACATGAGTGCATTAACCATAAGCCTAAAAATTACAGGGTTAGCAgctctgttttgtgtgtgagtcgGGTGCCTAACTCATTCCTGCAGGAAACTTCTTAGGTGGCTAAGCCACCTGACTTCAAGAGATGTGTTTTTATTCGTGGACCGCTAAGCAGAgaaggcacctccctgcagcccagaggcaGCAGCCTACCTCTAAGCGAGGGGCAGGGCTTATCACACACCTCTTTTGTTGGTTTCTCTTTCtaatgtgctggcttttgtggatcacattccaATCTCCCCATTTATTATATAGGGagtctaggtgcctaactcaggctctgTGGATCACACTAgtgtttctgtgatttttttttttctaggagcCTACAAGTTAGACACCGTGATGCTCAGCAATGGAATGACTAAATCCCTTGTGGATCAGGCCATTCTATCTTAACCTATGGTACATCAGATGGCAGCAATGCCTCAGTGAAACTGCCTCTCTCAATGGCCGAACTTCAACTTGCAGCTCCTCTGTTCCATGGTACTGACTTTTCTGGGGAAGGATATGCAAACGCTGCTGCTATGCAGTCAAGGTATTATTGGATTGTAGATATGGGTCGCTACCTAGAAAGTGGGCAATGGTCATAGgtgttaaagccagaagggatcattgtgatcatatagtctgacttGTATACCACAGGCCACAGAAATGCCCCAAATTAATTCTTTTAGGAAAGAAACCccaatattgatttttaaaatggtcagtgataagAGTATCCACCAtaaacattggaataatttacctagAGTCAATTACTCTCTCTGTTGAAAATTTACACCTTTATTTCCAGTTTGTATAAACAGTAATCAAGTTACCCCTCAACCTTTGCTTTGTTAAGATAAACACATGGacccttgagtctgtcactgtaaGGCAAGTTTTCTGTTCTCACGGCTtgtctctgaaccctcttcaatttttcaacattgTTCTTGAATTGTGGCtatcagaactggacatagtattccagtagcagtctcaccagtgccaaatacagaagtaaaataacctctctatggCTCGAGATTCACCTGTTTTATGCATCcaaagatcacattagccctttagGCCACAGCCTCGCAGTGGGAGcttatattcagctgattatccaccatgatcctcaaatctttttcagagtcagttttgcaggatacagtcccccatcctgtaagtatggcttgccttctttgttcctagatgtatatatttacattttagcCATCTTAaaaatgcatgttgtttgcttgcacccaagtTACCAggcgatccagatcactctgcatCAGTGGCCTGTTCTCtgaattatttaccactcccacaatttgtgtgtcatctgcaaatttcaacagggataattttatgttttcttccaggtctttGATAAAAGCGTTGAATAGTGTGGGGCCAAGAACAGAGCTGTGTGGGATCCCACTACAAACACACCCATTCAAtgctgattccccatttacaattacattttcagaCGTGTTAAGTTAGACAACTTTTATTTaatgtgccatattaattttatatcattctagtttttaatcaaactgTTGTgcaataccaagtcaaatgctttacaaaggtctATGTACATCACATCAAACACTATTCAGTTTATCAATCAGGCTTGTAATCTCAGACTTGTCCCTGTGGCCTGctgcctcccgcagctcccagtggctgggaatggtgaaccatggccactgggagctgcggggggctgtgcctgcagacagttaACATCTGCAAAATAGCTTATGACCTGCaatcagcttaccctgatgggccacacgTTGCCCACCACTGGGTTAATTGGTTGATGTACCTGAGTTTCAGTAGCTTGGGAAGCAAGCATTGCATGATAGTACTTAAATTTAGGTCTTCCACTAAACCTCATGTGAGCAAACAGGCAACTTATTCCATATCCCTATTTTTACCTTTGTGCTGTGGTTTCTTTGATTGTGTTCATTTATTTCTCTTCACCTccgtttctcccccctccccctgtctgTTTATTGCAAATCGTTTTATTTTTGGTGCAACAGCAAGAAAAGAGGAAACTATTATTTCATAATTGAATTGAAAGGATACACGTGATTGCATGACAGCTGGTAGGTATTTTCAATTATCCCTTCCTCATTTATGTCCACAAAGATTTTCTGTCCACAGACTGCACAGATGTCGTTGGACAAATTTCTTGTAGGCATCCCACTGACATTATAAAACTGTTGAATATTTACATTGGCGGAAACCACACTTTCCATTACGGCCAAGGAGACACAAATAACTCAGTATAAGTCCACAGTGGACACAAGGGTTAAGGACAAGAATGAAAGAAGCTAAAACTGTCTTTAGATACTAGTGACAGAACGTTTAGAGAGAATTAAAACCTTCTTGCTGAGAAGAGGACTTCAAGTGTCTGCCTCTATTGCAAAGTGTGCCAAACATCCCAGACTTAGGGAATGTAGGTGTCCTTAGTGAAGGCTAACTGCCTCATTAAGAAGAAAAGACAAGAATTGCAAAAAGGGAAAGATTTAAAGACtctttcactgggttttggagaaCTAAGAAGCAGACCCACCTATGGCAATGAGGAGTCTTTTTTGGTCTCTTGTTTATATGGAATCAGGTTGAGAGAAACCCTatttttgccttttttgtttgGACCAGCTCTCTATGTTCCTATATAGGGATTGTCTCTCCTAACTCGGACCAGTGAATACTCACTGGTTACAATGCTGTATTAAGAAATTCCTTTTGAAACTAAGACCAGTCAGAAAGCAGAAGAGTTTGCCTATGGCACAATAAAAGTTGTCTTTAAGAACAGTTTAGATAAACTTCTGGAAAGAATATGGGGGGACCTTTCTTCTAGAAGCATAGGGTATGACTAGACTTAAGAGCTCATGGCCAGTCCATCTGACTGTCATTCAACGTAATGAAACCAGCACTTACCCCTTTAGTGGAAGCCATGTAATCAGAACAAATCTCTGCGAAGTCTCTTCCCATCACTCCACAGTAGAGTCCATAAAACAGCAATATCACACCAAAATCCATGAAATTTTCAGTCTTGATTCTGTATAAAAACAGATAAAGAGCACATGAGTGTGTTTGCTAGTGTACAGAATATAAGGAGAAAGTATCAAACTGATTTTTACTCTTGATAGCTCTggcttttgtttttcctcactaCAACTCCGTTTTCAATTTCCTTCAAAGCCAACTTCATATTTGTCGTGTAATAAACAACATTAATCTCACAAAAGTATGCTCAAACAATTTATATTATCTTTATAGACACTTAACTCTACCTAAATAAGGTATAGAAAGtgcaaaatggcatttttttccAAGGGAAAAATCCTTAAAATACAAATGAATTAGGCGAACATTttagtaaaaatgttaaatgcctTTCAAATAAATGCTAAATTATTTTAGCTGAAAGAACTCATCCAAGAAAAAATGCTCAACAATAAAGTTCACTATTCTGCTTTTAAGCTTCATTTACTGCAGTAGCACTACACAAAAATAAGTCAGGAATTGTGAAAATGTTGTGATTTTAAGTCAAAAGCTTAAGTATGATAATAAAGCTTTTAAGTCACCTTCTACAGTAATCTACAATATTAGTTATTAACAGCACCCAGAAGTATATTAGGTACTTTATAGATCAGGTCCCTGTCCTgctgagtttacaatctaatcatACATACTGTACACACAGCTCCAAAGCAATACTGCCTGTAAACATTAAATGGGTACTATCAAGGTTATCCAGTCACTCCTGTCTGTGAAGTACATGTAATATTTTAGGCAGTTTTCCAAAACAGCCTCCTCATTTCATGTTTCCTTCTAAGAAAACTGTGTTTGTAGTACTGATTTTTATCAGCAACTGTAGACCAACAAGCCACTCTGTTTCTTTACTCATTTGCATACACAGATTGGGGGCATAATGCAATAATTGCCTTGAAGGAGACTCAAATAAGGGTCTTTTGTTCTCCAGCCATTAGTGGCTGCAAGTGCTGTGGGGGTCACACGAACTTGGGAGAAGGTAACTCCGAATATTCCTCCATATAAATTTGTATAGTTGCTTCTGAATTGGCATTGATGGGGTGTGAAGGTAGCAAAATTCAGCCTTTCAATCCAAGAACAGCCATATAGGCCAGGACTCCCTGGGAGGCTAGAAACTTCCCCCAGAAGTACACTCTCAGATCTGGGAGCCTCCCATGAGGCCTAAGAATGCACCGCTAATTTTTGCTGAGACGGGGGACACAAGGAGAGCCTTTAAAATGAGTGCGGTGgtgccttggctacactcacactttacagcgctgcaactggggtgtgaaaaaacacccccaagcgctgcaagatacagcgctgtaaagcgtcagtgtaatcagggcagcagcgctgggagcgcggctcccagcactgcacgctacacccgtaagggatgtggtttacatgcagcgctgggagagctctctcccagcgctgccgctctgactacactcacacttcaaagcgctgccgctttgaaattccaaatgtagccataccccatGAATTTGGGTGTAGAGAGGTGGATTTGGTTAAAACCTTGATTGGATTTtggcacaggaaggggaattTTGTAAATATCCTTAGAACAATTAATCAGTAGGGAGATGTGTAATAGTTTGTGGAATGAGTTGGGTTAAAGGGAACAGAACTGAGGCTAAGGGTAAGAGTcaaaatcaaaaaggaaaaaaCCTGACAACACAATAGATAGCCATATATAAAGAGGGACTACAAGATGTGTGCTAAACATCAGTCTGATCACCATacttatatattttatttctgtcCCTTAGCCTGTGTATGCATCATCTTCTGTGTGAATCCCACTGCGGGAGCAGGGCCTTACTTAACAGTTAAAATAAGTAGTTAAAAGTTCAAGCACCGTGGTGgtgtataattttattttttccccttacaaTCCAGGAATACAATATATGAAGCCACTAAAGCAGTTTAAGTATCAAGTCTCAGATTAATTGtgcaaaaaaaatcaagaaactaGAGAAAATGTAAACCTGTACCCTAAGCGATAGTTATTTGTTTGATGTGGGGAAAAGATTAGATTGCAAGTGAACCTTTTCATTGCAACTATCAAAGTTTATAAAAATTCTACATAAAAGACACACAATCTGAAGATTGCCTGAAGATACCTACCGAAAGAATAAATTAAATCCAAACACGGTAAACATTATAGCTAaataacccacaattccaattgCATAACTCAGTTTATAGATAAGAAGAAACCACTTGTAGACCAACCTGTGGATCAGAGAAAAGGAAATATACTGAAGATCTCCAAAATCTCATACTGTATCATATCTTAGACTGCTACATCTTTTTACAAATTCAGTTTCTAACAAAAGCAAGTTTAAAATGTCCTGTCTTTatctatatttaaaattaaactgggATTAAAATCCATTTGGATGGACACTCCTTTCTTATCTCACCACACATGCATATTTAACAAAATTACATTGCCGAGAAGATACCCTGGGCCTGCTCCACCAAAAGACGACTAGTGATCATTAGGATTTACTGCTGTGAGTAGTCGCTTTGAAGTAAATGATAGAGCTCAAATGGAGCTACTCACTGTAGTAAGCACCACACTGTAGTGTTTGTAGGGTAAGGCCCATAGTTGAATATAGGAGTTAAGATACACATATATGGTGCTAACTTTAACTTTCATCCTTACTCATTTACATTTCAAGTTTGTTAAAGGTCATCAGTCTAAagcatatttaggcacctaaaataaAAGGAGCTTGATTTTCTCTAGGTTTTTTTCAAATATAGCAATGTGATTAATACAATGTCTTAATCTACAACTATTAAATGGCCTTTGTGCCATTTATTAAACTTTGTGAAACATGAACAGCAAATGATTGCAAGTCTAACCAAAGTATCCCCTTAACAATACCCACCCTCCATCTTCAATTGTCCTTCAAAAGGAGGAGGACCTAAAGAATACATACTGTGGTGTTCTGCCTGACAGAGGTTTGCAGGTAGCTCTGAAGATGATGTAACTGGTACTAACTGAGAACATCCCCCGGTGCTTACCAGCTCCCCGGTTGAGCTTACCGtgccatccacgccggagacattctccgcAGCACGAGACTTGATCGCCATgacagagcctgagctgcctcgacccccggcaccaccggtgcgggtccCTCAGTCTATTGGCAAGCCGGCCCTTGTGAGACCTTCTTCGCCCGGCACCACAGAGCTTCACCGGTCCAGGTCCCGCAGGCACTCCTGGTCCCGCCGTCGATCCCAATCCCGCGGCccctcgcagtcccggtaccattCTCCATCGAGGTACTGGTCGTACTCGCGGTACCACTTGAGATCCCGGTCGCTGTCCAGATACTACTGGCACCAATCCAGATCTAGACACTCGCGGCACCGGGCCTCTCGCAGCCAATCTCGGCACGGCGATTCCAGgtaccggtcgacctcccagcaccatgctggtcgcaggtcccggtcccactcCTGGCACCGTCACGACTCTCAGtaccgttctccggcaccgcaTAGAGATGGTCCGAATGGATGCAGAGACACTCACCAAACGGTCTCCGCCCCTCCGTGGCCATCTCGCCATCCGTCGATCTCCTCTCATGCAGAATCTGCATCATATGGGGATTCGGATAATCACCAGGGCCCTCATCAGTGGcctttttggacaccttgggcctaccatcagAACCAAGGTGATCTGCATGTTCCACCGCGGTCCGCCCCTTCTGAACATTGGGCACCAGAATCCACTGTGAGCAGACCTCCCCCGGCGGGTATGGAGGAACCCACAGCCCATGTACAAGATCCACAGGATCCGCAGGACATCCCTCAGGACCAGGAACTCCAAGACCCGCTGGTTCCCGGGGTTTCATCTTCTTCATcaccggatgaagcggtggcggagACAGCTACATCTGGTCTGCCCCCCATTGACCTCAGGTCGCACCAGGACCTACTGCGTCGCGTCGCCCTCAACATTAACTTACCCGttgaggaagttcctgaggtagACGACCTGGTTGTCAGTATATTATCAGCGGAAGCTCCAACCAGGGTTGCCCTTCCCTTCATCCGCTCAATACAGGTGCGAGCGGATATCATCTGGCAATCCCTGGCATCAGTACCACCCACAGCCAAGGGGGTTGAACGCaaatatatggtaccatccaaggggtacgagtacctgtaggTGCACCCTCTTCCTTGTTCATTGGTAGTCCAGTCCGTCAACAaacgggagcgccatggccagcaagcccctgcacctaaatcaagggaggccaggcgcaTGAATTTGCTGGGTAGGAAAATCTATTCGGCAGGAGGCCTCCAACAcagggtggcgaaccaacaagccctcctgagtCGGTACAGTtataacacctgggaggcagtagggaagtttgTAGAACTCGTCCCACAGGACTCCCATCAGgaattcacagctctcctggaggaagggaagaaagtggcgCGGACCTCCCTCCAAGCCTCGCTAGATGCCGCTGACTCGGCGGCTAGAACCGTCGCATCAGGGATTGCCATGCGGCATATATCGTGGCTGCAGGCGTCAGGGCTACCACCTGAACTCCAGTATACGatacaggacctaccctttgatggccagggcctcttctcccagaagacAGACCTTCGcctccagagtctgaaggacaatcgggtaatcatgcgttcgctgggaaAGCATACGCCACAGACTCAGAGGCGATCTTTCCGACCGCAGCCCCAGCACCCCTACCCCCTACCTCGTCCAAGGCAGGACTTCTCCTGAAGGCGAGGTCATACCTCTCGCAGACGACAGTCTGGACCACAGGGGGGTAACAACTCCGGTCCTACCAAGCCACcggcgggaccgaagccaaacttttgatggtgcgcccgagagcaccgTATCAAttgcctcccaggatccttttcagttcgccaaccgccttgccgcattcctccctgcatggtcccagctgacttcggaccgctgggtccaccgcacggtggagtatggctaccgtcttcagtttatttcgacccctccttcccaccctccctccttgtccctcttcagggacccctctcacgagcaactccttctgcaggaggtgtccaagctccttgccatgggagctatagaggaggttccagaggaatTAAAGGGCAAGGGcttctattccagatatttcctaattcccaagtcGAAAGgaggcctccggcctatcctggacctgtgaggactgaacaaattcatgagaaagttcaagttccgcatggtgtccctgggtaccatcatcccttccctggatcccggagattggtacgctgctctcgacatgagagACGCATACTTCCACATCGTGATCTACCCTCCGCACAGAAGGTAcctacgctttgtggtgaatcgtcAACATTATCAATTCacagtccttccctttggcctatcctcggcccctcgggtattcatgaaatgtatggcggtagtcgccgcctccctccgccgTCGTCAGGTGCttgtcttcccatacctcgacgactggctcattcgagggacctccgaggctcaggtcACCGCTCACGTGAatgtcatcaaggacctattcacccgTTTAGGCCTGATTATCAACCTGGACAAATCCACTCTGCTTCttacgcagaggatagaattcataggggccttGCTGGACTCCAATATTGCAGCAGCCAGCCTACCCCCACAGTGCTTTCAGACTTTGGTCTGCCTCATACAGAGGCTACaaagcttcccaacaacctctgtctGCGCCTGTCTCGtcctcctggggcacatggctgtgTGCACTTTTGTGATGAGGCACGCAAGACTGCGCATGCGTCCTCTTCATACTTGGCTCGCCTCAGCCTATCGTCCTCGCAGAGATGCTATAGACATGGTAATTACGGTTCCAACAAGCGTTCTGGGCTCCTtcaactggtggctgactccctccctggtgtgtgccggtcGTCCGTTCCACCCAGCACAGCCCTCGGTGTCTCTGACAACAGACGCTtcctctctcggctggggtgctcacttagggcaccttcgtactctcaaggcctttggtcctctcaggagctggggcttcacatcaatgtccgagagctgagagcggtctgACTGGTGTGTCAGACCTTCCAACAGcacctacagggccgttgtgttgcagtctttacagacaacacaacggccatgtattacataaacaagcaaggaGGGACACGGTCTTCCCCTCTCTGTCTAgaggcgatgcgactgtgggacttctgtatagcccactcgatagaactggtagcctcctttctcccgggagtccgGAACTCTCTCGCGGACCACCTGaacagatccttcctgtcccacgaatggtccatccgccCGGACGTCCTCCTTTCagtattccggaagtggggctttccccacatagatctCTTcgcctccagggagaacaggaaatgccaggtgttctgctccctgcagggtcgctccccaggctccctctcggacGCCTTCCTGATCCACTGGGGAGGTCGTCTACTTTATGcttttccaccctttcccctcgttcacagagtcctgctcaagctccgcagagacagagccaggctaa
Encoded here:
- the RNF175 gene encoding RING finger protein 175 is translated as MAIKSRAAENVSGVDGTVSSTGELVSTGGCSQLVPVTSSSELPANLCQAEHHSMYSLGPPPFEGQLKMEGGLVYKWFLLIYKLSYAIGIVGYLAIMFTVFGFNLFFRIKTENFMDFGVILLFYGLYCGVMGRDFAEICSDYMASTKGFYNVSGMPTRNLSNDICAVCGQKIFVDINEEGIIENTYQLSCNHVFHEFCIRGWCIVGKKQTCPYCNKKVDLKRMLSNPYPFL